The following proteins are encoded in a genomic region of Lactiplantibacillus plantarum:
- a CDS encoding Dps family protein has product MKYTKTKAVLNQLVADLSQMSMIIHQTHWYMRGPNFLKLHPLMDEFMEEIDSQLDVISERLIALDGSPYSTLKEMAENTKIQDWPGEWDKTTPERLAHLVDGYRYLEDLYQHGIEVSDVEKDFSTQDIFIGLKTAIEKKIWMIQAELGSAPEIDE; this is encoded by the coding sequence ATGAAATATACGAAAACCAAAGCAGTATTAAATCAACTCGTTGCCGATTTGAGCCAGATGTCAATGATTATCCATCAGACGCATTGGTACATGCGTGGACCCAACTTTTTAAAGTTGCACCCCTTGATGGATGAGTTCATGGAAGAAATTGACAGCCAACTCGATGTCATTTCTGAACGGCTGATTGCGCTTGATGGCAGTCCTTACTCGACCTTAAAAGAAATGGCCGAAAACACTAAGATTCAAGACTGGCCTGGTGAATGGGACAAAACAACCCCAGAACGCCTCGCACACTTAGTTGATGGCTATCGTTACTTGGAAGACCTTTACCAACACGGCATTGAAGTATCCGATGTTGAAAAAGACTTCAGTACCCAAGATATTTTCATTGGTCTCAAAACCGCAATTGAAAAGAAAATCTGGATGATTCAGGCAGAGCTTGGGTCGGCGCCGGAAATTGATGAATAA